One Dietzia sp. JS16-p6b genomic window carries:
- a CDS encoding diiron oxygenase, with protein MPAPTPTPAPSIRTQPSAPTPTSSREEYDATLLRLSEASVRRHFDAFVDVPWDHPDFRVDRSDERWILPAAVDPLGAHPWYQSLPVETRIEIGMWRQANIMKVGLQFENLLIRGIMQYIATLDNGSAEFRYLTHEATEECHHTQMFQQGVNIIGADVPGLPRWLRRVSPVIPWFASLTPVGFFIGVLAGEEPIDHTQKQILRGADELPPVLSRIMEIHVAEEARHISFAHTYVARYAPRLTRGQAFAISLAFPVIMRVLCDAILKPTKEFREEFGVPREVIDELYWNSPKSREFLSDLFSDVRMLAEQSGLMNPLARRVWRALKIDGRASRYRSEPPVTYATHA; from the coding sequence GATCCGGACGCAGCCGTCGGCCCCGACCCCGACCAGTTCGCGCGAGGAGTACGACGCCACTCTGCTCCGCCTGTCCGAGGCGTCGGTGCGACGCCACTTCGACGCGTTCGTCGACGTCCCCTGGGACCACCCCGACTTCCGGGTGGACCGCTCCGACGAACGCTGGATCCTCCCCGCGGCGGTCGACCCCCTGGGCGCCCACCCCTGGTACCAGTCCCTACCCGTGGAGACGCGGATCGAGATCGGCATGTGGCGCCAGGCCAACATCATGAAGGTCGGCCTGCAGTTCGAGAACCTCCTGATCCGCGGGATCATGCAGTACATCGCCACCCTTGACAACGGATCGGCAGAGTTCCGGTACCTCACCCACGAGGCGACCGAGGAGTGTCACCACACCCAGATGTTCCAGCAGGGCGTGAACATCATCGGCGCCGACGTCCCCGGCCTTCCCCGCTGGCTGCGCAGGGTCTCGCCGGTCATCCCCTGGTTCGCCTCCCTCACCCCCGTGGGCTTCTTCATCGGCGTCCTCGCCGGCGAGGAGCCCATCGACCACACCCAGAAGCAGATCCTGCGTGGCGCGGACGAACTCCCGCCCGTGCTGAGCCGGATCATGGAGATCCACGTGGCGGAGGAGGCCCGGCACATCTCCTTCGCCCACACCTACGTCGCCCGCTACGCGCCCCGGTTGACGCGCGGCCAGGCCTTCGCGATCTCCCTGGCGTTCCCCGTGATCATGCGGGTGCTGTGCGACGCCATCCTCAAGCCGACCAAGGAGTTCCGCGAGGAGTTCGGCGTCCCCCGCGAGGTCATCGACGAGCTCTACTGGAACAGTCCGAAGTCCCGTGAGTTCCTGTCCGACCTCTTCTCCGACGTCCGCATGCTCGCCGAGCAGTCCGGTCTGATGAACCCCCTCGCGCGGCGGGTCTGGCGGGCCCTGAAGATCGACGGCCGCGCCTCCCGCTACCGCAGCGAACCCCCAGTCACGTACGCCACCCACGCCTGA
- a CDS encoding FAD-dependent oxidoreductase, with product MPHVVTQACCADASCVHACPVNCIHPTPDEPDFATAEMLYIDPDVCVDCGACVGACPVGAIVPDDRLTPGEQVFLDLNAVLSTPSRPYPPQAPVPPIRRLERDRGRAGHPLRVAIVGAGPAALYTADELLRQSGVEVTVFDRLPVPHGLARHGVAPDHARTRSVTDLFTLIENQSGFTYRLGVEIGRDLGVGDLAAHHDAVVYATGASTDRPLDIPGTGLPGSMSATQVVSWYNGHPDHVDARVPLDHERAVIVGNGNVALDVARILATPAEALAGSDISPVALEALRSSRVREIVVLGRRGPAQAAFTLPELVGLASRDDIDLRVEAPGGIDPRAATDRQRSLMLECLADVASRPPRPGSPRIVLRFQSVPVEVLGGDRVEGLRIAETGLTTRDGDVRAVPRPGTEEVLDAGLVLRSVGYRGVPVPGVPFDPATGTIPHRGGRVLDRPGGSEVPGSYVVGWIKRGPRGFIGSNKTCARETVDALLADANAGRLPRPVTPSGPVRTSA from the coding sequence ATGCCCCACGTCGTCACCCAGGCCTGCTGCGCCGACGCGTCCTGCGTGCACGCCTGCCCCGTCAACTGCATCCACCCGACTCCGGACGAACCGGACTTCGCCACCGCGGAGATGCTGTACATCGACCCGGACGTCTGCGTGGACTGCGGGGCGTGCGTCGGCGCCTGTCCGGTCGGCGCGATCGTCCCCGACGACCGTCTCACGCCGGGTGAGCAGGTCTTCCTCGACCTCAACGCCGTGTTGAGCACACCCTCACGACCGTATCCGCCGCAGGCACCGGTCCCCCCGATCCGCCGTCTGGAGCGCGACCGGGGACGTGCCGGGCACCCGCTCCGGGTGGCGATCGTCGGAGCCGGACCGGCCGCTCTCTACACCGCGGATGAACTACTCAGGCAATCGGGCGTCGAGGTGACCGTGTTCGACCGCCTGCCGGTGCCTCACGGACTGGCCCGCCACGGCGTGGCCCCCGACCACGCCCGGACCCGGTCGGTCACCGATCTGTTCACCCTCATCGAGAACCAGTCCGGGTTCACCTACCGCCTGGGCGTGGAGATCGGCCGGGACCTCGGCGTCGGCGACCTCGCCGCGCACCACGACGCCGTGGTGTACGCGACCGGGGCCAGTACCGACCGCCCCCTCGACATCCCGGGGACCGGACTCCCCGGGAGCATGTCCGCGACGCAGGTGGTGAGCTGGTACAACGGCCACCCCGACCACGTCGACGCGCGCGTCCCGCTCGACCACGAGCGGGCGGTCATCGTGGGTAACGGCAACGTCGCCCTGGACGTCGCCAGGATCCTCGCCACTCCCGCGGAGGCCCTCGCCGGGAGCGACATCTCCCCCGTGGCCCTGGAGGCACTGCGCAGCAGCCGCGTGCGCGAGATCGTGGTACTGGGCCGGCGCGGGCCCGCGCAGGCCGCGTTCACGCTCCCCGAACTGGTCGGGCTGGCCTCGCGGGACGACATCGACCTCCGCGTGGAGGCCCCGGGCGGGATCGACCCCCGTGCGGCGACCGACCGCCAGAGGTCCCTCATGCTGGAGTGCCTCGCGGACGTCGCCTCCCGCCCGCCCCGCCCGGGGAGCCCGCGGATCGTCCTGCGCTTCCAGTCCGTGCCCGTGGAGGTCCTCGGCGGGGACCGGGTCGAGGGACTGCGGATCGCGGAGACCGGGTTGACGACCCGGGACGGCGACGTGCGCGCGGTTCCCCGCCCGGGAACGGAGGAGGTGCTGGACGCGGGGCTGGTCCTGCGGTCGGTGGGGTACCGCGGGGTGCCCGTGCCCGGCGTGCCGTTCGACCCGGCCACCGGGACGATCCCCCACCGGGGCGGCCGCGTCCTCGACCGCCCCGGTGGGTCCGAGGTTCCCGGCTCCTATGTGGTCGGCTGGATCAAGCGTGGACCGCGCGGCTTCATCGGGTCCAACAAGACCTGTGCGCGGGAGACGGTCGACGCGCTGCTCGCCGACGCGAACGCGGGCCGTCTCCCGCGGCCGGTCACCCCGTCGGGCCCGGTGAGGACGTCCGCCTAG